The Neoarius graeffei isolate fNeoGra1 chromosome 10, fNeoGra1.pri, whole genome shotgun sequence genome has a segment encoding these proteins:
- the polr3d gene encoding DNA-directed RNA polymerase III subunit RPC4 isoform X2 translates to MATPGSGDSSSNPRPAAGGRGAMVNLRAPGRLPVMRSRDLTLGGVKKKTFTPNIIGRKSKEELKMNEGPRRERKDAERGRQRDGRGRGRGRPEVIQSHSIFEQGPAEMMAKRKGVYDDARDTPNSAPCPIINIKKEKRETDEETKEILRKLDRDDFVDDPQLMNEARCCPVQLPLAVSGWVFKEEFEEDTKIRGVKVEKCAEDEKMNMESSDTAVSVKQEPPDIPVMKKMEPMFKPPPLPVPDSLPDLLQAWSHCKEEELLFMQLPDSLPGQPPTSDTRPTKSTVQSEDGQNVLQKAEGQQEEADEENSCHLKDLQEGLVGRLLVRKSGRVQLVLGNIILDMALGTSCSFLQELVSVNTEGRRGDMTVLGHVKHKLVCSPDFDALLQNRA, encoded by the exons ATGGCGACCCCAGGCTCCGGTGACTCGTCTTCGAACCCGAGGCCTGCGGCTGGAGGTCGGGGAGCGATGGTGAACCTCAGGGCGCCCGGCCGTCTGCCCGTCATGCGCTCCAGAGACCTCACGCTGGGAGGCGTGAAGAAG AAAACTTTCACGCCGAACATCATCGGACGAAAGAGTAAAGAAGA ACTGAAGATGAACGAGGGACCCAGGAGAGAGAGGAAGGATGCGGAACGTGGGCGACAGCGAGACGGGCGGGGCAGGGGGCGGGGCCGGCCAGAAGTCATCCAATCCCACTCCATCTTTGAGCAGGGACCTGCAGAGATGATGGCCAAGAGGAAAG GTGTGTATGATGACGCACGGGACACGCCCAACAGCGCCCCCTGCCCCATCATCAACATtaagaaggagaagagagagaccGATGAGGAGACCAAAGAGATCCTGCGCAAGCTGGACAGAGACGAT TTTGTGGACGACCCACAGCTGATGAACGAAGCGCGCTGCTGTCCCGTGCAGCTTCCTCTGGCCGTGTCCGGCTGGGTGTTTAAAGAAGAGTTTGAGGAAGACACTAAAATCAGAGGAGTCAAAGTCGAGAAGTGTGCAGAGGATGAAAAGATGAACATGGAGAGCTCAGACACTGCTGTCTCGG TCAAACAGGAGCCTCCTGATATCCCTGTGATGAAAAAGATGGAGCCTATGTTTAAACCGCCACCCCTTCCTGTACCAGACTCTCTACCTGACCTGCTCCAGGCATGGAGTCACTGCAAAGAGGAGGAGCTTCTGTTCATGCAGCTCCCTGATTCGCTGCCGGGACAACCGCCAACGAGTGACACCCGGCCCACTAAATCCACCGTGCAGTCTGAGGACGGACAGAATGTACTCCAGAAGGCTGaaggacag CAGGAGGAGGCTGACGAGGAGAACAGCTGTCATTTGAAGGATCTACAGGAGGGTCTGGTGGGCCGCTTATTGGTGAGGAAGTCAGGACGAGTGCAGCTCGTGTTGGGGAACATCATACTGGACATGGCTCTGGGGACGTCCTGCTCCTTCCTCCAG GAGTTGGTGTCGGTGAATACGGAGGGCAGGAGAGGAGACATGACTGTACTCGGCCACGTTAAGCACAAACTCGTCTGTTCGCCCGACTTCGATGCTCTCCTTCAGAACAGAGCTTGA
- the polr3d gene encoding DNA-directed RNA polymerase III subunit RPC4 isoform X1 encodes MATPGSGDSSSNPRPAAGGRGAMVNLRAPGRLPVMRSRDLTLGGVKKKTFTPNIIGRKSKEELKMNEGPRRERKDAERGRQRDGRGRGRGRPEVIQSHSIFEQGPAEMMAKRKGVYDDARDTPNSAPCPIINIKKEKRETDEETKEILRKLDRDDFVDDPQLMNEARCCPVQLPLAVSGWVFKEEFEEDTKIRGVKVEKCAEDEKMNMESSDTAVSVKQEPPDIPVMKKMEPMFKPPPLPVPDSLPDLLQAWSHCKEEELLFMQLPDSLPGQPPTSDTRPTKSTVQSEDGQNVLQKAEGQQQEEADEENSCHLKDLQEGLVGRLLVRKSGRVQLVLGNIILDMALGTSCSFLQELVSVNTEGRRGDMTVLGHVKHKLVCSPDFDALLQNRA; translated from the exons ATGGCGACCCCAGGCTCCGGTGACTCGTCTTCGAACCCGAGGCCTGCGGCTGGAGGTCGGGGAGCGATGGTGAACCTCAGGGCGCCCGGCCGTCTGCCCGTCATGCGCTCCAGAGACCTCACGCTGGGAGGCGTGAAGAAG AAAACTTTCACGCCGAACATCATCGGACGAAAGAGTAAAGAAGA ACTGAAGATGAACGAGGGACCCAGGAGAGAGAGGAAGGATGCGGAACGTGGGCGACAGCGAGACGGGCGGGGCAGGGGGCGGGGCCGGCCAGAAGTCATCCAATCCCACTCCATCTTTGAGCAGGGACCTGCAGAGATGATGGCCAAGAGGAAAG GTGTGTATGATGACGCACGGGACACGCCCAACAGCGCCCCCTGCCCCATCATCAACATtaagaaggagaagagagagaccGATGAGGAGACCAAAGAGATCCTGCGCAAGCTGGACAGAGACGAT TTTGTGGACGACCCACAGCTGATGAACGAAGCGCGCTGCTGTCCCGTGCAGCTTCCTCTGGCCGTGTCCGGCTGGGTGTTTAAAGAAGAGTTTGAGGAAGACACTAAAATCAGAGGAGTCAAAGTCGAGAAGTGTGCAGAGGATGAAAAGATGAACATGGAGAGCTCAGACACTGCTGTCTCGG TCAAACAGGAGCCTCCTGATATCCCTGTGATGAAAAAGATGGAGCCTATGTTTAAACCGCCACCCCTTCCTGTACCAGACTCTCTACCTGACCTGCTCCAGGCATGGAGTCACTGCAAAGAGGAGGAGCTTCTGTTCATGCAGCTCCCTGATTCGCTGCCGGGACAACCGCCAACGAGTGACACCCGGCCCACTAAATCCACCGTGCAGTCTGAGGACGGACAGAATGTACTCCAGAAGGCTGaaggacag cagCAGGAGGAGGCTGACGAGGAGAACAGCTGTCATTTGAAGGATCTACAGGAGGGTCTGGTGGGCCGCTTATTGGTGAGGAAGTCAGGACGAGTGCAGCTCGTGTTGGGGAACATCATACTGGACATGGCTCTGGGGACGTCCTGCTCCTTCCTCCAG GAGTTGGTGTCGGTGAATACGGAGGGCAGGAGAGGAGACATGACTGTACTCGGCCACGTTAAGCACAAACTCGTCTGTTCGCCCGACTTCGATGCTCTCCTTCAGAACAGAGCTTGA